In the genome of Nocardioides sp. NBC_00368, the window GTCCAGGGCTTCACGCATGCTACAATGGCCGGTACAAAGGGCTGCGATCCCGTGAGGGTGAGCGAATCCCAAAAAGCCGGTCTCAGTTCGGATTGGGGTCTGCAACTCGACCCCATGAAGTCGGAGTCGCTAGTAATCGCAGATCAGCAACGCTGCGGTGAATACGTTCCCGGGCCTTGTACACACCGCCCGTCACGTCACGAAAGTCGGCAACACCCGAAGCCAGTGGCCCAACCCTTGTGGGGGGAGCTGTCGAAGGTGGGGCTGGCGATTGGGACGAAGTCGTAACAAGGTAGCCGTACCGGAAGGTGCGGCTGGATCACCTCCTTTCTAAGGAGTAAGTGGCCATGAATTCACACAACATTCGGTTGTGTGGTGATGGTGCTACTCGCTAGTGGAATCGTCGATGAAACACCGGCTGGTTGCCGGGTGTGCTTCTCAGTACTGCCCTCCTCTTCGGAGGTGGGCGTGGAACCTGAAGTCTCCTGGAGCTGGTCTGGTCTTGACACACTGTTGGGCCCTGAGGAATCACACGGGTCTGTTGATCAGATCAAGTGATTGTCTCTTCGCCCCCTTCGCCTGAAGGAGCTCGGTATGAGCACTGGATGGGGTTGTGCGGGCTGGCCGGCGCTGCTGGGTTCGTCCCGGATGAGCGTTGGAGTTGATAGTTGGATAGTGGACGCGAGCATCTTGTTTAATAAGAATGCACACACCTTGTAGGCACTTGAGCCTTGGGTTGGAACCTTCGGGGTTACTCCTTTGGTGAGGGTGTGGGTGTGTGTTGGTCTTCGTAGCGCATGACAGGCTCGACAACGTGATGTTGTTGTGTTTGTTGTTTTTGTTGAGTGTTTGTGAGAGATAAGCTATGAAGGGCACATGGTGGATGCCTTGGCATCAAGAGCCGATGAAGGACGTTGGAGCCTGCGATAAGCCCTGGGGAGTTGGCAACCGAGCGTTGATCCGGGGGTGTCCGAATGGGGAAACCCAGCACGAGTCATGTCGTGTTACCTGCGCCTGAATCTATAGGGCGTTTGGAGGGAACGCGGGGAAGTGAAACATCTCAGTACCCGTAGGAAGAGAAAACAATAGTGATTCCGAGAGTAGTGGCGAGCGAAATCGGATGAGGCCAAACCAACTGCGTGTGATAGACGGCAGTCGTTGCGTAGTTGGGGTTGTGGGATATGTCTTTCATCGTCTGCCGGCGGTGAGCTCAGTAAGAAACCAAGCATGAAGGTGAACCAGTTGGGAAGCTGGGCCGTAGCGGGTGATAGCCCCGTAATCGTATGTGTTTGGCTGGGTTGATGTACTTCCCAAGTAGGACGGCACTCGTGGAATGTCGTGTGAATCTGGCGGGACCACCCGCTAAGCCTAAATACTTCTTGATGACCGATAGCGGACCAGTACCGTGAGGGAAAGGTGAAAAGTACCCCTGGCGGGGAGTGAAATAGTACCTGAAACCGTGTGCCTACAATCCGTCAGAGCCCGGCCGACCCTTCGGGGTAGTGGGGGTGATGGCGTGCCTTTTGAAGAATGAGCCTGCGAGTTAGCGGTGTGTGGCAAGGTTAACCCGTGTGGGGTAGCCGTAGCGAAAGCGAGTCCTAATAGGGCGATTGAGTCGCGCGCTCTAGACCCGAAGCGAAGTGATCTAGCCATGGGCAGGTTGAAGCGCCGGTAAGACGGCGTGGAGGACCGAACCCACTTCAGTTGAAAATGGAGGGGATGACCTGTGGTTAGGGGTGAAAGGCCAATCAAACTTCGTGATAGCTGGTTCTCCCCGAAATGCATTTAGGTGCAGCGTTGTGTGTTTCTTGCCGGAGGTAGAGCACTGGATAGCCGATGGGCCCGACCAGGTTACTGACGTTAGCCAAACTCCGAATGCCGGTAAGTGAGAGCGCAGCAGTGAGACAGTGGGGGATAAGCTCCATTGTCGAGAGGGAAACAGCCCAGACCATCAGCTAAGGCCCCTAAGCGGTAACTAAGTGGAAAAGGATGTGGAGTCGCAGTGACAACCAGGAGGTTGGCTTGGAAGCAGCCACCCTTGAAAGAGTGCGTAATAGCTCACTGGTCAAGTGATTCCGCGCCGACAATGTAGCGGGGCTCAAGTTATCCGCCGAAGCTATGGCACTCCGGTTTTCCGGGGTGGGTAGGGGAGCGTCGTGTATCGGGTGAAGCAGCGGAGTGATCCAGCGGTGGACGGTACGCGAGTGAGAATGCAGGCATGAGTAGCGAATGATGTGTGAGAAACACATCCGCCGATTGATCAAGGGTTCCAGGGTCAAGCTAATCTGCCCTGGGTAAGTCGGGACCTAAGGCGAGGCCGACAGGCGTAGTCGATGGACAACGGGTTGATATTCCCGTACCGGCGAAGTGACGCCCATGATGAGGCGCATGATGCTAACCATCTGAAGCACACGTGACCGATCCCTTCGGGGTGAGGCGTGTGTGTGGAACATGGGACCCGAGTGTGTAGTAGTCAAGTGATGGGGTGACGCAGGAAGGTAGTCGAACCGGCGCGATGGTTGTCGCCGGCCAAGCATGTAGGACTGAGTCTAGGCAAATCCGGGCTCTGTATGTCTGAGATGTGATGGGGAGCCGTTTGGTGAAGTCGATGATCCTATGCTGTCGAGAAAAACCTCTAGCGAGTCATGAGCCGCCCGTACCCCAAACCGACTCAGGTGATCAGGTAGAGAATACCGAGGCGATCGAGCGAACCATGGTTAAGGAACTCGGCAAAATGCCCCCGTAACTTCGGGAGAAGGGGGGCCCGGATCGTGAACCCACTAGCTGGGGGAAGCGTGAAGGGCCGCAGAGACCAGGCCCAAGCGACTGTTTACTAAAAACACAGGTCCGTGCGAAGTTGTAAGACGATGTATACGGACTGACTCCTGCCCGGTGCTGGAAGGTTAAGAGGACGGGTTAGCCGTAAGGCGAAGCTCAGAATTTAAGCCCCAGTAAACGGCGGTGGTAACTATAACCATCCTAAGGTAGCGAAATTCCTTGTCGGGTAAGTTCCGACCTGCACGAATGGAGTAACGACTTGGGCGCTGTCTCAACCGTGGACTCGGCGAAATTGCACTACGAGTAAAGATGCTCGTTACGCGCGGCAGGACGGAAAGACCCCGGGACCTTTACTATAGTTTGGTATTGGTGTTTGGTTCGGCTTGTGTAGGATAGGTGGGAGACTGTGAAGCGCACACGCCAGTGTGTGTGGAGTCATCGTTGAAATACCACTCTGGTCGTACTAGATGTCTAACTTCGGACCATGATCTGGTTCAGGGACAGTGCCTGATGGGTAGTTTAACTGGGGCGGTTGCCTCCTAAAATGTAACGGAGGCGCTCAAAGGTTCCCTCAGCCTGGTTGGCAATCAGGTGGCGAGTGTAAGTGCACAAGGGAGCTTGACTGTGAGACAGACATGTCGAGCAGGGACGAAAGTCGGAACTAGTGATCTGGCCACGGCATGTGGAAGCGTGGTCACTCAACGGATAAAAGGTACCCCGGGGATAACAGGCTGATCTTCCCCAAGAGTCCATATCGACGGGATGGTTTGGCACCTCGATGTCGGCTCGTCGCATCCTGGGGCTGGAGTAGGTCCCAAGGGTTGGGCTGTTCGCCCATTAAAGCGGCACGCGAGCTGGGTTTAGAACGTCGTGAGACAGTTCGGTCCCTATCCGCCGCGCGCGTAGGAAACTTGAGAAAGGCTGTCCCTAGTACGAGAGGACCGGGATGGACGAACCTCTGGTGTGCCAGTTGTACCGCCAGGTGCATGGCTGGTTGGCTACGTTCGGAAGTGATAACCGCTGAACGCATCTAAGCGGGAAGCACGTTTCAAGATGAGGTTTCCCACCCTTTATGGGTTAAGGCCCCCTACAGACTATGGGGTTGATAGGCCGGAGGTGTACAGCAGTGATGCCCAGCCGACCGGTACTAATAGGCCGAGGGCTTATCTTTCATAAACCCTCAACAAAAACAACAACCATCGAAGACTGACTCTTTGATGAGACTGTTCGCGTCCACACCAACTAGCAACAAGCTAGAACTGAACAATGGCTTGGCCACCCCAAGCAGATCTGCCTGGCAGCGAAAGCGCCGGCAGATGCAGCGGGGGTGAGTCGATAGAGTTACGGCGGCCATAGCGAAGGGGAAATACCCGGTCCCATCCCGAACCCGGAAGTCAAGCCCTTCAGCGCCGATGGTACTGCAACCGAGAGGCTGTGGGAGAGTAGGACGCCGCCGGACAAAATTTCAGGTAGAGGCCGCCCATTGGGCGGCCTCTACTGCTTTTACTGGCACTGTGTTTGTCAACGTGACGATCTGGGGATCGTTCGAAGTCGCTGCGGTACGCAGCAGTGAGGATGGCGGCTATGGCTGACGAGCGCCGTAGCAACAGAGGCGGTAAGCCCGCCGGACGCCCGGGGCGTCCGAAGAGCTCAGGTTCATCGTCCACCGGCGGCCGAGGCGGCCGTGCGGGTGGCAGCGGCCGGCCCGGTACGGGTGCGGGTCGCAGCAGCGACCGTCGTGATGGCGGTGGCGGCCGCGGAGGCGAGCAGCGCCGTGACGGTGGGCGAGGTGGCGATGAGCGCCGCGACGGCAAGCCGTCGACCGGGCGCGGTGGTCCTCGCGCGGGCGGTCGCACCGACGGTCCGAAGCGCTCTGACGGCCCGAAGCGCGGTGGCGGTAGCGACCGCAAGGGCGGCTACTCCAAGGACCGCGGCGGCAAGCCCGGTGGCAGGCCGCAGCGCCGCTTCGACGAGCCGCGCGAGGAGCGTACGGCCGACCAGCGCGCCTACGACGGCCCGGAGCTGCCGGACGAGGTGACCGGCAAAGAGCTGGACCGTGCGATCTCGGCTCAGCTGCGCGGTCTGCCGGAGAAGCTTGCGGCGCGGATCGCCCGTCACCTGGTCGCTGCCGACATGTTCATCGACTCCGACCCCGAGCTGGCCTACCAGCACGCCAAGGCGGCCAAGTCGCGTACGCAGCGGATCGCTGTGATCCGCGAGGCGCTGGGGGAGGCGGCGTACGCTGCCGGGCACTACTCCGAGGCGCTCGCCGAGCTGCGCGCAGCGAAGCGGATGAACGGGGCGACGGCTTACCTGCCGATCATGGCGGACTGTCACCGTGCGCTCGGCCAGCCCGAGCAGGCGATCAAGCTCGCTCACAGCCCGTCCGTGGTGAACTTCGAGGCGCCGGCGAAGGCCGAGATGACCATCGTCGAGGCCGGTGCTCGCCGCGACATGGGCCAGTACGACGCGGCCCTGCGGATCCTCGAGCAGTCGCCGCTCAACAACAAGAGCCGCGAGCCCTGGGTGGTGCGACTGCGCTACGCCTACGCCGACACGCTCCAGGACGCGGGCCGGGACAAGGACGCGCTGACCTGGTTCCACCGCACGTACGCGATCGACGCCGACGAGATCACCGACGCCGCGGCGCGGGCCGAGGCGCTCGAGAAGACGGTCGAGAGGGACTGAGAACCTCATCAGTTCGCATGATCAGTGGCGATCGACGTCTGTGTCGGTCGCCACTGACCGTTTTGGCCCGATACTGGAGATCCTGGGCCGCGTAGGTAAGAATGGACAGCACAACTACATCAATGTGATCCACCGAAGTGTTCCTTCACGCATCATCGAGCCCGCTGGGGAAGGCGTAGCTCGCGCCGCAACGAAGGAGATATTCGGTGACCACTCAGATCAAGGACCCGAGCGCCTCGCGTGGTATCGCCCGAGGCGTTGTGTTTGTGCATTCGGCTCCCTCCGCGCTCTGCCCTCACATCGAATGGGCCGTCGCGGGGGTGCTGGGCGTGCCGGTGAACTTCGACTGGACGGCTCAGCCCGCCCAGGCCGGCACCTACCGAGCCGAGCTCTTCTGGTCGGGTGCGATCGGTTCCGCAGCGGCCATCGCCTCGGCGCTGAAGGGGTGGACGCACCTGCGCTTCGAGGTCACCGAGGACGGGACGTCCACCTCCGAGGGTGGGCGTTACTCCTTCACCCCCGACCTCGGCGTCTTTCACGCCGTCACCGGTATGCACGGGGACATCATGATCCCGGAGGACCGGCTCAAGGCCGCCGTCGTGAAGGCCGCTCTCGGCGACACCACGCTCGAGCTCGAGGTCGACAAGCTCCTCGGCAAGCCGTGGGACGACGAGCTGGAGACCTTCCGTCACGCGGGAGAGGGCGCGCCCGTACGCTGGCTGCACCAGGTCGTCTGAGCGACCCGTCGGCCGCGGAGCACGGCCGATGACGGACCGAGGCCCCGGAGCGTGAGCTCCGGGGCCTCGGTCC includes:
- a CDS encoding tetratricopeptide repeat protein; protein product: MADERRSNRGGKPAGRPGRPKSSGSSSTGGRGGRAGGSGRPGTGAGRSSDRRDGGGGRGGEQRRDGGRGGDERRDGKPSTGRGGPRAGGRTDGPKRSDGPKRGGGSDRKGGYSKDRGGKPGGRPQRRFDEPREERTADQRAYDGPELPDEVTGKELDRAISAQLRGLPEKLAARIARHLVAADMFIDSDPELAYQHAKAAKSRTQRIAVIREALGEAAYAAGHYSEALAELRAAKRMNGATAYLPIMADCHRALGQPEQAIKLAHSPSVVNFEAPAKAEMTIVEAGARRDMGQYDAALRILEQSPLNNKSREPWVVRLRYAYADTLQDAGRDKDALTWFHRTYAIDADEITDAAARAEALEKTVERD
- a CDS encoding DUF3145 domain-containing protein — protein: MTTQIKDPSASRGIARGVVFVHSAPSALCPHIEWAVAGVLGVPVNFDWTAQPAQAGTYRAELFWSGAIGSAAAIASALKGWTHLRFEVTEDGTSTSEGGRYSFTPDLGVFHAVTGMHGDIMIPEDRLKAAVVKAALGDTTLELEVDKLLGKPWDDELETFRHAGEGAPVRWLHQVV